The Coregonus clupeaformis isolate EN_2021a chromosome 8, ASM2061545v1, whole genome shotgun sequence genome has a segment encoding these proteins:
- the LOC121571504 gene encoding elongation factor 1-alpha, oocyte form, producing the protein MGKEKIHINIVVIGHVDSGKSTTTGHLIYKCGGIDKRTIEKFEKEAAEMGKGSFKYAWVLDKLKAERERGITIDISLWKFETGRYYVTIIDAPGHRDFIKNMITGTSQADCAVLIVAGGVGEFEAGISKNGQTREHALLAYTLGVKQLIVGVNKMDSTEPPYSQKRFEEIQKEVTTYIKKIGYNPATVAFVPISGWHGDNMLEASANMGWFKGWKVERKDGNANGVTLLEALDSILPPSRPTDKPLRLPLQDVYKIGGIGTVPVGRVETGTLKAGMIVTFAPANVTTEVKSVEMHHETLESAMPGDNVGFNVKNVSVKDIRRGNVAGDSKNDPPMEAGTFTAQVIILNHPGQISQGYAPVLDCHTAHIACKFSELKEKIDRRSGKKLEDAPKFLKSGDAAIVDMIPGKPMCVESFQEYPPLGRFAVRDMRQTVAVGVIKAVDKKAASSGKVTKSAVKAGKK; encoded by the exons ATGGGAAAGGAAAAGATCCACATTAACATCGTGGTCATTGGCCATGTCGACTCCGGCAAGTCCACTACCACCGGCCATCTGATCTACAAGTGCGGAGGCATTGACAAGAGAACCATTGAAAAGTTCGAGAAGGAAGCAGCTGAG ATGGGCAAGGGCTCTTTCAAGTATGCCTGGGTGCTGGACAAGCTGAAGGCTGAACGTGAGCGTGGTATCACCATCGACATTTCCCTGTGGAAGTTCGAGACCGGCAGGTACTACGTCACAATCATTGATGCCCCTGGACACAGAGATttcatcaagaacatgatcacTGGTACCTCTCAG GCTGACTGCGCTGTGCTGATTGTTGCTGGTGGTGTGGGTGAGTTTGAGGCTGGTATCTCCAAGAACGGCCAGACCCGTGAGCACGCTCTCCTCGCTTACACTCTGGGAGTGAAGCAGCTCATTGTTGGAGTCAACAAGATGGACTCTACAGAGCCCCCGTACAGCCAGAAGCGGTTTGAGGAGATCCAGAAGGAAGTCACAACCTACATCAAGAAGATTGGCTACAACCCCGCCACTGTCGCTTTTGTGCCCATCTCTGGATGGCATGGGGACAACATGCTGGAAGCCAGCGCAAAT ATGGGCTGGTTCAAGGGATGGAAGGTGGAGCGCAAGGATGGTAACGCCAACGGTGTGACTCTGCTGGAGGCCCTGGACTCTATCCTGCCCCCCTCCCGCCCCACAGACAAGCCTCTTCGTCTGCCCCTCCAGGATGTCTACAAAATTGGCG GTATTGGAACAGTACCAGTGGGCCGTGTGGAGACTGGCACCCTGAAGGCCGGCATGATCGTCACCTTCGCCCCCGCCAACGTCACCACTGAGGTGAAGTCTGTGGAGATGCACCATGAGACCCTGGAATCGGCTATGCCTGGCGACAATGTTGGCTTCAACGTCAAGAACGTGTCCGTCAAGGATATCCGTCGTGGTAATGTGGCTGGAGACAGCAAGAACGACCCCCCAATGGAGGCCGGCACCTTTACCGCTCAG GTTATCATCCTGAACCACCCTGGCCAAATTTCCCAGGGCTATGCCCCTGTACTGGATTGCCATACCGCTCACATCGCTTGCAAGTTCAGCGAGCTCAAGGAGAAGATCGACCGTCGTTCCGGCAAGAAACTTGAGGATGCCCCCAAGTTCCTGAAGTCTGGCGACGCTGCCATCGTTGACATGATCCCTGGCAAGCCCATGTGTGTGGAGAGCTTCCAGGAATACCCCCCTCTTG GTCGTTTTGCTGTGCGTGACATGAGGCAGACCGTTGCTGTCGGTGTCATCAAGGCCGTCGACAAGAAGGCTGCCTCCAGCGGCAAGGTCACCAAATCCGCTGTCAAGGCCGGTAAAAAGTGA